One segment of Belonocnema kinseyi isolate 2016_QV_RU_SX_M_011 chromosome 7, B_treatae_v1, whole genome shotgun sequence DNA contains the following:
- the LOC117177190 gene encoding putative nuclease HARBI1 — protein MRELHRLGYTSYFLIGDSEYKLRTWFLTPLYNPEPNTPESRYNDCFTGTRCIIERCNGLLRMRFRCTLKHRVLHYTPTVAS, from the exons ATGAGAGAATTGCATCGTCTAGGATACACCTCATATTTCCTGATAG gAGATTCCGAATATAAATTAAGGACTTGGTTTTTAACGCCCTTATATAATCCAGAACCGAATACGCCAGAAAGTCGGTATAACGATTGTTTCACGGGCACACGATGTATAATAGAACGGTGTAACGGGTTGCTTAGGATGCGATTTCGATGTACTTTAAAGCACCGCGTATTACATTATACACCAACCGTTGCATCATAG
- the LOC117176973 gene encoding uncharacterized protein LOC117176973 yields the protein MYCLIGLKFATSWNNLPFSAFIFFDLADIIVDCVEEFYPTRRKSGLDATTKVLTALRFFEAGSCQMDVGKNMYSAISQPPVSRCIRDVIEVFNARDFFDDWVHFPRTIAELNTIRRE from the exons ATGTATtgtttaattggtttaaaatttgcgaCATCTTGGAATAATTTACCATTTTccgcatttatattttttg ATTTAGCAGACATCATCGTTGATTGTGTGGAAGAGTTTTATCCAACAAGGCGGAAAAGTGGCCTTGACGCTACTACAAAA GTTTTAACAGCTTTAAGATTTTTCGAAGCTGGCAGCTGTCAGATGGATGTTGGGAAAAATATGTATTCAGCCATTAGTCAACCGCCTGTCAGCAGATGCATCCGAGACGTGATTGAAGTGTTTAATGCAAGAGATTTTTTCGATGATTGGGTGCACTTTCCTCGAACCATCGCAGAATTGAACACTATTCGAAGAGAGTAA